A region from the Variovorax sp. V93 genome encodes:
- a CDS encoding thiamine pyrophosphate-binding protein — protein MTSPRTGGQILVDQLIIHGVRQLFCVPGESFLAVLDALHDAAIDVTVCRQEGGATMMAEAQGKLTGRPGVCFVTRGPGATNAAAGVHIAHQDSTPLLLFVGQVARDALGREAFQELDYGAVFGTMAKWVVQIDDPARVPELVSRAFHVATSGRPGPVVIALPEDMLTEAAAVADAQPYAVVETHPGAAQIAELQQRLSQAERPVAILGGSRWSEAATQQFAAFAEAFSLPVYCSFRRQMLLSAEHPCYAGDLGLGANPRMLERIRQADLVLLVGGRLSEVPSQGYELLAIPQPKQALVHVHADADELGKLYRPAQGIHATPQAFAEAVSALRPASPPAWQAETKTAREDFLRWSDPAPIRIPGPLQMGEVMQHLREVLPADTIFCNGAGNFATWVHRFWPFRAFASQLAPTSGSMGYGLPAGVGAKRLWPQREVVVFAGDGDFMMHGQEFATAVQYGLPILVVLLDNAMYGTIRMHQEKHYPGRVSATQLKNPDFRGYAEVFGGHGERVASTAEFGPALARARASGKPAILHCLLDPEAITPASTLQSIRKAALAAG, from the coding sequence ATGACCTCTCCCCGCACCGGCGGCCAGATCCTGGTCGACCAGCTCATCATCCACGGCGTCAGGCAGCTGTTCTGCGTGCCTGGCGAAAGCTTTCTGGCGGTGCTCGATGCACTGCACGATGCAGCGATCGACGTGACGGTATGCCGCCAGGAAGGCGGCGCCACGATGATGGCCGAGGCGCAGGGCAAGCTCACGGGCCGGCCCGGCGTCTGCTTCGTCACGCGCGGTCCGGGCGCCACCAACGCGGCGGCCGGCGTGCACATCGCGCACCAGGATTCGACGCCGCTGCTGCTGTTCGTGGGCCAGGTGGCGCGCGACGCGCTGGGCCGCGAAGCCTTCCAGGAGCTGGACTACGGCGCGGTGTTCGGCACCATGGCCAAGTGGGTGGTGCAGATCGATGACCCCGCCCGCGTGCCCGAGCTGGTCTCGCGCGCCTTCCACGTCGCCACCTCGGGCCGGCCCGGGCCGGTGGTGATCGCGCTGCCCGAGGACATGCTGACCGAAGCCGCCGCCGTGGCCGACGCGCAGCCCTATGCAGTGGTCGAAACCCATCCGGGCGCAGCGCAGATCGCCGAGTTGCAGCAGCGCCTGTCGCAGGCCGAGCGGCCGGTCGCCATCCTGGGCGGCAGCCGCTGGTCCGAGGCCGCGACGCAGCAGTTCGCGGCTTTCGCCGAGGCGTTCTCGCTGCCGGTGTACTGCTCGTTCCGCCGCCAGATGCTGCTGTCGGCCGAGCATCCCTGCTACGCGGGCGACCTGGGCCTGGGCGCGAATCCGCGCATGCTCGAGCGCATCCGCCAGGCGGACCTGGTGCTGCTGGTGGGCGGGCGCCTGTCGGAAGTGCCCTCGCAGGGTTATGAACTGCTCGCCATTCCGCAGCCGAAGCAGGCGCTGGTGCATGTGCATGCCGACGCCGACGAGCTCGGCAAGCTCTACCGCCCGGCCCAGGGCATCCATGCCACGCCGCAGGCCTTTGCCGAGGCGGTGTCCGCGCTGCGCCCGGCCTCGCCGCCCGCCTGGCAGGCCGAGACGAAGACCGCGCGCGAAGACTTCCTGCGCTGGAGCGATCCGGCCCCCATCCGCATTCCGGGCCCGCTGCAGATGGGCGAGGTCATGCAGCACCTGCGCGAGGTGCTGCCGGCCGACACCATCTTCTGCAATGGCGCGGGCAATTTCGCGACCTGGGTGCACCGCTTCTGGCCATTCCGCGCGTTCGCGAGCCAGCTGGCGCCCACCAGCGGATCGATGGGCTACGGCCTGCCGGCCGGCGTGGGCGCCAAGCGGCTTTGGCCGCAGCGCGAGGTGGTGGTGTTCGCGGGCGACGGCGATTTCATGATGCACGGCCAGGAGTTCGCCACCGCGGTGCAGTACGGCCTGCCGATCCTCGTGGTGCTGCTCGACAACGCCATGTACGGCACCATCCGCATGCACCAGGAAAAGCACTACCCGGGCCGCGTGAGCGCCACGCAGCTGAAGAACCCCGACTTCCGCGGCTATGCCGAGGTGTTCGGCGGCCACGGCGAGCGCGTGGCCAGCACCGCGGAGTTCGGTCCCGCGCTGGCGCGGGCGCGTGCCAGCGGCAAGCCCGCGATCCTGCATTGCCTGCTCGACCCCGAAGCCATCACGCCGGCCAGCACGCTGCAGTCGATCCGCAAGGCCGCTCTCGCCGCGGGCTGA
- a CDS encoding amino acid ABC transporter substrate-binding protein yields the protein MKMQLKTITAAALLALAFGAAAQQAPAGGTLDKIRSSGKAVLGVREASPPMAYMLGANDKYVGYHVELCERVLKDIAPSARLEYMAVTAQNTIPLVQNGTLDIGCGPTTNNTARQQQVAFALTTYVSEVRMATRVDSGISSLDQLAGRTVSASTGTTAVQLLRKRERAQNTTITTMLGKDHLESFLLMESGRADAFVLDDNLLAGIIANAKNPSAYRIVGDALGSEPIALLFRKDDPAFKAAVDDALRRLMKSGELEKIYAKWFVAPIPPKNTSLNLPMSAALKQLIAEPNDKPLEAYAK from the coding sequence CGGCGCCGCCGCGCAGCAGGCCCCGGCCGGCGGCACGCTCGACAAGATCAGGAGCAGCGGCAAGGCCGTGCTCGGCGTGCGCGAAGCCTCGCCGCCCATGGCCTACATGCTGGGCGCGAACGACAAATACGTGGGCTACCACGTCGAGCTGTGCGAGCGCGTGCTCAAGGACATCGCGCCTTCGGCCCGGCTCGAATACATGGCCGTGACCGCGCAGAACACCATCCCGCTGGTGCAGAACGGCACGCTCGACATCGGCTGCGGCCCCACCACCAACAACACCGCGCGCCAGCAGCAGGTGGCGTTCGCGCTCACCACCTACGTGAGCGAGGTGCGCATGGCCACGCGCGTGGATTCGGGCATCAGCTCGCTCGACCAATTGGCGGGCCGCACCGTGTCGGCTTCCACCGGCACCACCGCCGTGCAGCTGCTGCGCAAGCGCGAGCGCGCGCAGAACACCACCATCACCACCATGCTCGGCAAGGACCACCTCGAAAGCTTCCTGCTGATGGAGTCGGGCCGCGCCGATGCCTTCGTGCTCGACGACAACCTGCTCGCGGGCATCATCGCGAACGCGAAGAACCCCTCGGCCTACCGCATCGTCGGCGATGCGCTGGGCTCCGAACCGATCGCGCTGCTGTTCCGCAAGGACGACCCGGCCTTCAAGGCCGCGGTGGACGATGCGCTGCGCCGCCTCATGAAGAGCGGCGAGCTCGAGAAGATCTACGCCAAGTGGTTCGTCGCGCCGATTCCGCCCAAGAACACCAGCCTGAACCTGCCGATGAGCGCGGCGCTGAAGCAGCTCATTGCCGAACCCAACGACAAGCCGCTGGAGGCGTACGCGAAGTGA
- a CDS encoding pyridoxal phosphate-dependent aminotransferase gives MTSAVPGSAFEPAQRVRAIGVSEILRITDHANALKRAGRPVIVLGAGEPDFDTPEPIRAAAARAMERGDTRYTVLDGSPAMKAAVQLKFRRDNALDFALDEISVGAGAKQVIFNALMASLNPGDEVILPAPYWTSYADIVQICGGVPVSVPCSEANGFRLDAAQLEAAITPRTRWLFLNSPSNPCGAAYSAAQLAPLCEVLLRHPAVWVLADDIYEHILYDGLAFATPAAVEPRLRERTLTVNGVSKAYAMTGWRVGYGVGPRALIAAMAVVQSQSTSCPSSVSQAAAIEALTGPQHVVAERCDEFQARRDFVVAALNRAPGLHCRVPEGAFYTFASCAGVLGRRTRGGALLQTDSDFCSYLLQDFEVAVVPGSVFGLAPYFRISYATSMAQLEEACARIAAACEALE, from the coding sequence GTGACCTCCGCCGTTCCCGGTTCTGCATTCGAACCCGCGCAGCGCGTGCGCGCCATCGGCGTGTCGGAAATCCTGCGCATCACCGACCATGCCAACGCGCTCAAGCGGGCCGGCCGGCCGGTGATCGTGCTGGGCGCGGGCGAACCGGACTTCGACACGCCCGAGCCGATCCGCGCCGCCGCGGCCCGCGCCATGGAGCGCGGCGACACGCGCTACACCGTGCTCGACGGCAGCCCGGCCATGAAGGCCGCGGTGCAGCTCAAGTTCAGGCGCGACAACGCGCTGGACTTTGCGCTGGACGAGATCAGCGTGGGCGCGGGCGCCAAGCAGGTGATCTTCAACGCGCTGATGGCCAGCCTGAACCCGGGCGACGAGGTGATCCTGCCCGCACCGTACTGGACTTCGTATGCCGACATCGTGCAGATCTGCGGCGGCGTGCCGGTGAGCGTGCCCTGCAGCGAGGCCAACGGCTTCAGGCTCGATGCCGCGCAGCTCGAGGCGGCCATCACGCCGCGCACGCGCTGGCTGTTCCTGAATTCGCCGTCCAACCCCTGCGGCGCGGCCTACAGCGCGGCGCAGCTTGCGCCGCTGTGCGAGGTGCTGCTGCGGCATCCAGCGGTGTGGGTGCTGGCCGACGACATCTACGAGCACATCCTCTACGATGGCCTTGCCTTCGCCACGCCCGCGGCCGTGGAGCCGCGGCTGCGCGAGCGCACGCTCACCGTGAACGGCGTGTCCAAGGCCTACGCGATGACCGGCTGGCGCGTGGGCTACGGCGTCGGGCCGCGCGCGCTGATCGCGGCCATGGCGGTGGTGCAGAGCCAGTCGACCTCGTGCCCGTCGTCGGTGAGCCAGGCCGCCGCGATCGAGGCGCTCACAGGGCCGCAACACGTGGTGGCCGAGCGGTGCGACGAGTTCCAGGCGCGGCGCGACTTCGTGGTGGCCGCACTGAACCGCGCGCCGGGCCTGCATTGCCGCGTGCCCGAAGGCGCCTTCTATACCTTTGCGAGCTGCGCGGGCGTGCTCGGCCGGCGCACCCGCGGCGGCGCGCTGCTGCAGACCGACAGCGACTTCTGCAGCTACCTGCTGCAGGATTTCGAAGTGGCGGTGGTGCCGGGCAGCGTGTTCGGGCTCGCGCCGTACTTCCGCATCTCGTATGCCACGTCGATGGCGCAGCTGGAAGAGGCGTGTGCACGCATTGCCGCGGCATGCGAAGCTCTCGAATGA